In Diorhabda carinulata isolate Delta chromosome 6, icDioCari1.1, whole genome shotgun sequence, a single genomic region encodes these proteins:
- the LOC130896026 gene encoding putative fatty acyl-CoA reductase CG5065 isoform X1 → MSVAKFFEGKNIFITGGTGFMGKILIEKLLRSCPGIGKIYVLLRSKRGRNVEERLKQLLDGEVFDKIRENNPDALDKIIGIEGNVAELNLGLSDSDRQLLVDNVNIIYHSAASVRFDDFLDESILMNIRGTREIAQLALDLKNPTILVHVSTAYCNGDRYEVDEKLYPPHGDWRDAILLAETCDKELLHIMTEKYIYPHVNTYTFAKGLGEQVVNDMCKGKIKAIITRPSIVINALDEPIAGWNDNLNGPMSLMLAAAKGLLRTSLSKPDLKLNYIPVDLVIKAIILATYDNYTESNCNEVEVYNITQPIINLTQEPFSTLARSIVIDLPVPNVLWYPRFSLTSSYYNYYLQSIFYQMLPAMFFDIVLKLMGKKTMVIKIQRKLYISTVILMPFTIQNFTFKNDKMINILKKLRKTNPDFDFRIKLSHEELCKFLIDMKNGTVKYTMKESMDPTGQTEKKHLQRLKIFDIILKIILVCLSCWLLLFKFNTIEWSLNQVYNYFQKL, encoded by the exons atgagTGTAGCGAAATTTTTCGaagggaaaaatatttttataacaggCGGTACTGGATTTAtgggaaaaattttgattgaaaaattattgagatcTTGTCCGGGAATCGGGAAAATTTACGTTTTACTCAGATCCAAAAGAGGTCGAAACGTTGAGGAAAGGTTAAAACAACTTTTAGATGGCGAG gtatttgataaaataagggAAAATAATCCTGATGCACTTGATAAAATAATAGGCATCGAAGGAAATGTAGCAGAACTAAATTTAG GATTAAGCGATTCGGATAGACAATTATTGGTAGATAATGTCAATATAATATATCATTCAGCAGCTTCCGTTCGTTTCGATGATTTCCTGGACGAATCCATACTGATGAACATCAGAGGAACAAGAGAAATCGCACAATTAGCTTTAGATTTGAAGAATCCGACTATTTTGGTGCACGTTTCTACAGCTTACTGTAACGGGGATCGTTATGaagttgatgaaaaattataccCACCGCATGGCGATTGGAGAGACGCAATACTTTTAGCCGAAACCTGCGATAAGGAATTATTACATATAATGaccgaaaaatatatttatcccCATGTTAATACGTATACTTTCGCTAAAGGTTTAGGAGAACAAGTCGTAAATGACATGTGTAAAGGGAAAATAAAAGCCATCATAACTCGACCATCAATAG TGATAAACGCTTTGGATGAACCAATTGCGGGATGGAATGACAACTTAAATGGTCCCATGAGTTTAATGTTAGCTGCTGCGAAAG GATTATTACGGACATCTTTAAGTAAACCAGATCTTAAATTGAACTATATACCTGTAGATTTGGTGATAAAAGCAATCATCTTGGCCACATATGATAATTATACTGAATC caACTGCAATGAAGTCGAAGTTTATAATATCACCCAGCCTATTATAAATCTAACCCAAGAACCTTTTAGTACATTAGCAAGGAGTATTGTTATAGATTTACCGGTACCAAATGTATTGTGGTATCCGAGATTTTCATTGACTTctagttattataattattatttacagtCGATATTCTATCAAATGTTGCCAGCCATGTTTTTcgatattgttttgaaattgatgGGGAAAAAAACAAT ggtgatcaaaatacaaagaaaattatatataagtaCTGTTATACTAATGCCTTTCACaatacaaaatttcacatttaaaaatgacaaaatgattaatatactaaaaaaattgaggaaaacaAACCCAGATTTTGATTTTCGGATCAAATTGTCTCATGaagaattatgtaaatttttaattgatatgaaaaatggAACTGTCAAATACACTATGAAAGAAAGTATGGATCCTACAGGTCAGACGGAAAAGAAGCATTTGCAAAG attaaaaatatttgatataatattgaaaattatattggtTTGTTTATCGTGTTGGTTGctacttttcaaatttaatacaaTAGAATGGAGCCTGAATCAagtctataattattttcaaaaattgtaa
- the LOC130896027 gene encoding uncharacterized protein LOC130896027, whose amino-acid sequence MAIVEDVEKNVKNKNRKKDKVIEVPVTESDDLLREERRSTGRALATGIIIFLVGLGVYHAVVYGSSRLSALVGGFIIMFLYVVSLLYASHRKKKLLRSNEAALEQELKEVIVKASSKSEQHLSEEGNREMTPTNDRPIFIRTYSVA is encoded by the exons ATGGCCATCGTCGAGGACGTagaaaaaaacgttaaaaacaaaaatcgtaAAAAAGATAAAGTTATTGAAGTGCCGGTGACAGAATCAGATGATTTGTTAAGG GAAGAAAGACGCAGTACCGGAAGGGCTTTAGCTACtggaataattatatttttggtaGGTTTAGGTGTATACCACGCCGTGGTTTATGGTTCTTCAAGATTATCTGCCCTCGTTGGCggatttattataatgtttttatacgTAGTATCGTTACTTTACGCCTCTCatagaaaaaagaaacttttaagG TCTAATGAGGCGGCTCTAGAACAAGAATTGAAGGAGGTTATTGTGAAAGCCTCATCAAAATCTGAACAACACTTATCAGAAGAAGGGAATCGAGAAATGACTCCAACAAACGATCGACCAATATTCATTAGAACGTATTCAGTTGcataa
- the LOC130896028 gene encoding putative fatty acyl-CoA reductase CG5065 has product MSVAKFFEGKNIFITGGTGFMGKILIEKLLRSCPGIGKIYVLLRSKRGRNVEERLKQLLDGEVFDKIRENNPDALDKIIGIEGNVAELNLGLSDSDRQLLVDNVNIIYHSAASVRFDDFLDESILMNIRGTREIAQLALDLKNPTILVHVSTAYCNGDRYEVDEKLYPPHGDWRDAILLAETCDKELLHIMTEKYIYPHVNTYTFAKGLGEQVVNDMCKGKIKAIITRPSIVINALDEPIAGWNDNLNGPMSLMLAAAKGLLRTSLSKLDLKLNYIPVDLVIKAIILATYDNYTESNCNEVVEVYNITQPIINLTHEPFGTLARSIVIDLPVPNVLWYPRPSLTSCYYNFYLQSIFYQMLPAMFFDIVLKLMGKKTMVVKIQRKLYISTVILMPFTMQNFTFKNDKMINILKKLRKTNPDFDFRIKLSHEELCKFLIDMKNGTVKYTLKESMDPTGQTEKKHLQRLKIFDIILKIILVCLSCWLLLFKFNTIEWSQNQVYNYFQKL; this is encoded by the exons atgagTGTAGCGAAATTTTTCGaagggaaaaatatttttataacaggCGGTACTGGATTTAtgggaaaaattttgattgaaaaattattgagatcTTGTCCGGGAATCGGGAAAATTTACGTTTTACTCAGATCCAAAAGAGGTCGAAACGTTGAGGAAAGGTTAAAACAACTTTTAGATGGCGAG gtatttgataaaataagggAAAATAATCCTGATGCACTTGATAAAATAATAGGCATCGAAGGAAATGTAGCAGAACTAAATTTAG GATTAAGCGATTCGGATAGACAATTATTGGTAGATAATGTCAATATAATATATCATTCAGCAGCTTCCGTTCGTTTCGATGATTTCCTGGACGAATCCATACTGATGAACATCAGAGGAACAAGAGAAATCGCACAATTAGCTTTAGATTTGAAGAATCCGACTATTTTGGTGCACGTTTCTACAGCTTACTGTAACGGGGATCGTTATGaagttgatgaaaaattataccCACCGCATGGCGATTGGAGAGACGCAATACTTTTAGCCGAAACCTGCGATAAGGAATTATTACATATAATGaccgaaaaatatatttatcccCATGTTAATACGTATACTTTCGCTAAAGGTTTAGGAGAACAAGTCGTAAATGACATGTGTAAAGGGAAAATAAAAGCCATCATAACTCGACCATCAATAG TGATAAACGCTTTGGATGAACCAATTGCGGGATGGAATGACAACTTAAATGGTCCCATGAGTTTAATGTTAGCTGCTGCGAAAG GATTATTACGGACATCTTTAAGTAAACTAGATCTTAAATTGAACTATATACCTGTAGATTTGGTGATAAAAGCAATCATCTTGGCCACATATGATAATTATACTGAATC caACTGCAATGAAGTAGTCGAAGTTTATAATATCACCCAGCCTATTATAAATCTAACCCATGAACCTTTTGGTACATTAGCAAGGAGTATTGTTATAGATTTACCGGTACCAAATGTATTGTGGTATCCGAGACCTTCATTGACTTCTtgttattacaatttttatttacagtcgatattttatcaaatgttGCCAGCCATGTTTTTcgatattgttttgaaattgatgGGGAAAAAAACAAT ggtggtcaaaatacaaagaaaattatatataagtaCTGTTATACTAATGCCTTTCACAAtgcaaaatttcacatttaaaaatgacaaaatgattaatatactaaaaaaattgaggaaaacaAACCCAGATTTTGATTTTCGGATCAAATTGTCTCATGaagaattatgtaaatttttaattgatatgaaaaatggAACTGTCAAATACACTTTGAAAGAAAGTATGGATCCTACAGGTCAGACGGAAAAGAAGCATTTGCAAAG attaaaaatatttgatataatattgaaaattatattggtTTGTTTATCGTGTTGGTTGctacttttcaaatttaatacaaTAGAATGGAGCCAGAATCAagtctataattattttcaaaaattgtaa
- the LOC130896026 gene encoding putative fatty acyl-CoA reductase CG5065 isoform X2 has protein sequence MSVAKFFEGKNIFITGGTGFMGKILIEKLLRSCPGIGKIYVLLRSKRGRNVEERLKQLLDGEVFDKIRENNPDALDKIIGIEGNVAELNLGLSDSDRQLLVDNVNIIYHSAASVRFDDFLDESILMNIRGTREIAQLALDLKNPTILVHVSTAYCNGDRYEVDEKLYPPHGDWRDAILLAETCDKELLHIMTEKYIYPHVNTYTFAKGLGEQVVNDMCKGKIKAIITRPSIVINALDEPIAGWNDNLNGPMSLMLAAAKGLLRTSLSKPDLKLNYIPVDLVIKAIILATYDNYTESNCNEVEVYNITQPIINLTQEPFSTLARSIVIDLPVPNSIFYQMLPAMFFDIVLKLMGKKTMVIKIQRKLYISTVILMPFTIQNFTFKNDKMINILKKLRKTNPDFDFRIKLSHEELCKFLIDMKNGTVKYTMKESMDPTGQTEKKHLQRLKIFDIILKIILVCLSCWLLLFKFNTIEWSLNQVYNYFQKL, from the exons atgagTGTAGCGAAATTTTTCGaagggaaaaatatttttataacaggCGGTACTGGATTTAtgggaaaaattttgattgaaaaattattgagatcTTGTCCGGGAATCGGGAAAATTTACGTTTTACTCAGATCCAAAAGAGGTCGAAACGTTGAGGAAAGGTTAAAACAACTTTTAGATGGCGAG gtatttgataaaataagggAAAATAATCCTGATGCACTTGATAAAATAATAGGCATCGAAGGAAATGTAGCAGAACTAAATTTAG GATTAAGCGATTCGGATAGACAATTATTGGTAGATAATGTCAATATAATATATCATTCAGCAGCTTCCGTTCGTTTCGATGATTTCCTGGACGAATCCATACTGATGAACATCAGAGGAACAAGAGAAATCGCACAATTAGCTTTAGATTTGAAGAATCCGACTATTTTGGTGCACGTTTCTACAGCTTACTGTAACGGGGATCGTTATGaagttgatgaaaaattataccCACCGCATGGCGATTGGAGAGACGCAATACTTTTAGCCGAAACCTGCGATAAGGAATTATTACATATAATGaccgaaaaatatatttatcccCATGTTAATACGTATACTTTCGCTAAAGGTTTAGGAGAACAAGTCGTAAATGACATGTGTAAAGGGAAAATAAAAGCCATCATAACTCGACCATCAATAG TGATAAACGCTTTGGATGAACCAATTGCGGGATGGAATGACAACTTAAATGGTCCCATGAGTTTAATGTTAGCTGCTGCGAAAG GATTATTACGGACATCTTTAAGTAAACCAGATCTTAAATTGAACTATATACCTGTAGATTTGGTGATAAAAGCAATCATCTTGGCCACATATGATAATTATACTGAATC caACTGCAATGAAGTCGAAGTTTATAATATCACCCAGCCTATTATAAATCTAACCCAAGAACCTTTTAGTACATTAGCAAGGAGTATTGTTATAGATTTACCGGTACCAAAT tCGATATTCTATCAAATGTTGCCAGCCATGTTTTTcgatattgttttgaaattgatgGGGAAAAAAACAAT ggtgatcaaaatacaaagaaaattatatataagtaCTGTTATACTAATGCCTTTCACaatacaaaatttcacatttaaaaatgacaaaatgattaatatactaaaaaaattgaggaaaacaAACCCAGATTTTGATTTTCGGATCAAATTGTCTCATGaagaattatgtaaatttttaattgatatgaaaaatggAACTGTCAAATACACTATGAAAGAAAGTATGGATCCTACAGGTCAGACGGAAAAGAAGCATTTGCAAAG attaaaaatatttgatataatattgaaaattatattggtTTGTTTATCGTGTTGGTTGctacttttcaaatttaatacaaTAGAATGGAGCCTGAATCAagtctataattattttcaaaaattgtaa
- the LOC130896029 gene encoding fatty acyl-CoA reductase 1-like has protein sequence MSLAQFFEGKNIFITGGTGFMGKLLIEKLLRSCPGIGKIYVLLRSKRGRNVEERLKQLLDGEVFDKIRENNPDALDKIIGIKGNVTELNLGLSDSDRQLLVDNVNIIYHSAASVRFDDFLDKSIMINIRGTREIAQLALDLKNPTILVHVSTAYCNGDRYEVDEKLYPPHGDWRDAILSAETCDKELLHIMTEKYIYPHVNTYTFAKGLAEHVVNDMCKGKIQAIITRPSVVINTLDEPLAGWNDNLNGPIGLMIAGGKGILRLSIGRYDNTLNYIPADVAIKGIILATYDNFIKNNSGDVEIYNITQRIIKCSHGQFIDEANKMNLISPVPNIVWYPRNFVTTCYYNYYLQVIFFHLLPAIFWDILLKLFKKKPMVVKLQRKIYTANYILGPFSLPNYTFKNNKMIEMQENLVKTNPDFGYPAELSKECLFNYLIMSGKGVIKYVLKESMDPTGETERKRLQRFKIADIIWRTFIFSFAWWLFFIQFNTVQCITNGIYNYFQNL, from the exons atgagTCTAGCGCAATTTTTCGaagggaaaaatatttttataacaggCGGTACTGGATTTATGGGAAaacttttgattgaaaaattattgagatcTTGTCCGGGAATCGGGAAAATTTACGTTTTACTTAGATCCAAAAGAGGTCGAAACGTTGAGGAAAGGTTAAAACAACTTTTAGATGGCGAG gtatttgataaaataagggAAAATAATCCTGATGCACTTGATAAAATAATAGGCATCAAAGGAAATGTAACAGAACTAAATTTAG GATTAAGCGATTCGGATAGACAATTATTGGTAGATAATGTCAATATAATATATCATTCAGCAGCTTCCGTTCGTTTCGATGATTTTCTGGACAAATCCATAATGATTAACATCAGAGGGACAAGAGAAATCGCACAATTAGCTTTAGATTTGAAGAATCCGACTATTTTGGTGCACGTTTCTACAGCTTACTGTAACGGAGATCGTTATGaagttgatgaaaaattataccCACCGCACGGCGATTGGAGAGACGCTATACTTTCAGCCGAAACCTGCGATAAGGAATTATTACATATAATGaccgaaaaatatatttatcccCATGTTAATACATACACTTTCGCGAAAGGTTTAGCAGAACATGTTGTAAATGACATGTGTAAAGGGAAAATACAAGCCATCATAACTCGACCATCAGTAG ttataaatacTTTAGATGAACCCCTAGCTGGATGGAATGACAATCTGAACGGTCCTATAGGTTTAATGATCGCTGGTGGTAAAG GAATATTACGATTATCGATTGGTCGTTACGATAATACATTGAACTATATACCAGCAGATGTAGCGATAAAAGGAATTATATTAGCAACTTAcgataatttcattaaaaa TAATAGCGGTGACGTCGAAATTTATAATATCACCCAACGTATAATAAAATGTTCGCATGGACAATTTATTGATGAagcaaataaaatgaatttaatatcaCCAGTACCAAATATTGTATGGTACCCAAGAAACTTCGTAACTACCTgttactataattattatttacaagtgatattttttcatctacTGCCCGCCATATTTTGggatattttattgaaattattcaaaaaaaaaccgaT GGTAGTCAAgttacaaagaaaaatttatacagCAAATTATATATTGGGACCTTTCTCATTACCAAATTAcacattcaaaaataacaaaatgatcGAGATGCAGGAAAATCTAGTAAAAACCAACCCGGATTTCGGTTACCCCGCCGAATTATCAAAAGAGTGCTTATTCAATTATCTCATCATGTCTGGAAAAGGCGTAATTAAATATGTTCTAAAAGAATCGATGGATCCTACTGGGGAGACCGAAAGGAAAAGATTGCAAAG atttaaaatCGCCGATATAATATGGAGAACGTTCATATTTTCTTTCGCATGGTggttgttttttattcaatttaatacgGTACAATGTATTACGAACggaatttataattattttcaaaatttatag